The window CACCTACGTCGACGGTGACTGGGGCGGATCAGGTCCAGGCCGAACGACCAACCGCTTCCGTCTGAGTTGGCTTCCCGCGTTGCTTCCATTCGTTGAGCAACAAGGTTTGTGGGAGCAAATCAGCAACCCATACAACTTGGACATGAACGGCAACGCGATTGACCCAGGCTTCCCGCCGATGGGTCCCGCTCCTTGGGGCGGTGCTTACCGTCCTTGGTTCACTGAAGTGGGAACGTTCCGTTGCCCAAGCGATCCTGGTCGTGGTGCACCAGCGCACGGGCGTACCAACTACGCCGCTTGCATCGGCGACAGCACTGACTGGGTCAACCACGGTTACATGCGTCACAACAATGGCCAATGGGTGCTGACTCCAAACAATGGTCAAAGCGCAAACGCGACAAACCGTGGCTTCTTCTACCACCGTCGTCAATTGAAGTTCCGTGACGTGTTGGACGGTTTGTCCAACACGATCGCCTGCGGGGAGATCGCCACCGACTTGGGTGACAATGCGATCACGACCAATGCTCGTTACGGTGTTGGCTGGGGAACGATCCACAATAACCCGGCTCACTGCCGCGACCAAGCTGGTTGGATCGACCCTGCTCGTCCACAGTTCTGGGATCCCGATGCAGCTGGAACGGGCAGCAATGGCCTTCGTACCGGAAACGCCGACTGGAAAC of the Rhodopirellula baltica SH 1 genome contains:
- a CDS encoding DUF1559 domain-containing protein produces the protein MVRNRTRASGFTLVELLVVIAIIGVLVGLLLPAVQAAREAARRMQCSNNFKQIGLGIHNYHSAYNALPQQAGGTYVDGDWGGSGPGRTTNRFRLSWLPALLPFVEQQGLWEQISNPYNLDMNGNAIDPGFPPMGPAPWGGAYRPWFTEVGTFRCPSDPGRGAPAHGRTNYAACIGDSTDWVNHGYMRHNNGQWVLTPNNGQSANATNRGFFYHRRQLKFRDVLDGLSNTIACGEIATDLGDNAITTNARYGVGWGTIHNNPAHCRDQAGWIDPARPQFWDPDAAGTGSNGLRTGNADWKRGFRWMDTPIIYTGFNCILPPNAEICFGGAGDFDTGACPPSSRHQGGVHVLMGDGAVKFVTDSIDSGNIHNGVVMRGQTGNRAPGSASPYGLWGALSTRGMKEVVNIDDL